From the genome of Xyrauchen texanus isolate HMW12.3.18 chromosome 7, RBS_HiC_50CHRs, whole genome shotgun sequence:
TGGATGTGTGAATATGTAACACATGCTTTTCTGTCAACTTATTTATTCAAGAAACTGTCCTCCCAGATAATAAGAGAAAGATGGATGAAATTGATGCCTCATCAGCAACAAAGATCAAGAGAGGGGACCAGAAGACCTCGGATCTGATTGTTCTTGGTTTGCCATGGAAAACTACAGAACAAGACCTAAAAGACTACTTCAGTACGTTTGGGGAAGTCATCATGGTGCAGGTAATACATTAATAACAACTAATTTGAATGTAATACTTATAAAAATAGTTCGTTCAGAAATGTATATTccctcatcttttactcaccctcatgccatcccaactcgtatgactttcttctgtggaacacaaagatattttgatggagatatgatgtgaatatattaTAGAAACTTTCAGAAGGATTCATGATTATTGCTCTATATATAATGCTCTTAAAGAGGACACCTAATCAGGCGATATATAAGACAAATTGGAGCAAAGTACAGATAAGCGGGAAGGCAATACTTGACTTGATTCTGTGTCATCAGGTTAAGCGGGACGTGAAGACTGGTAATTCGAAAGGATTTGGTTTTGTGAGGTTTGCCGATTGGGAGACTCAGACCAAGGTGATGACACAGAGGCACATGATTGATGGCAGGTGGTGTGACTGCAAACTACCCAACTCAAAGGTTAGTgtattttgttttcctttgtgtGTAATGAATTATATAGGTTAATTTGAAGAATATGTAAGCTTTCCTAAAATTAGGCATTCATTTTGGAGGAACTAAATAGTGTGCTTTTTATCTAAACATTTAACAGCAAGGTCCCGATGAGCCAATGAGGAGCCGGAAAGTGTTTGTGGGTCGTTGCACAGAAGACATAAGTGCTGATGAGCTTCGTCAGTTCTTCATGCAGTACGGGGAGGTCACAGATGTCTTCATTCCAAAACCCTTCAGAGCATTCGCTTTCGTCACCTTTGCTGATGACCAGGTAAGCGGCCATTAACCCCTTTCACACATGCTACCTTGTGTATTGCAGTAAATATACAGCATCTGCTATTCTAACATACAACAGTTTGTAATTTCTGTTTTTgaccattcacacatcagcactAAAATGACATTAAACTCTGAAATGTACTTGGATATTTTATCAGTCAACAAATTTCTTTGCACATTAATGCTGGATTACTCTACACCCCTTctaaaatctgaaattaatctaCAAATACAAGGTATCACACAATTACCTACTATGTTAATGGCTATTTTCAAAAACTGGGCATCACACACTAAACGACTGAAGATCACTTTAAGTCGATCCAATCACAAACTCACTCGTCCAGTGTTGTGGTATCGTGCGGTCAATTTCCATTGCCTGCTGACGGTATTACTTCATACGAGTCATGAAGCATCATACACAATGATATTTTCTGTACAGTCTGctctaaaatatcaaatatatctatatatctattaaATGGAATAATTTTACTATCTGTCCAATTTGctgattcttttttttaacccCAGAGTAATGAATCCTCTCTTTTCTTACTTTGTACATGCTCAAACTGATAATCTTAGCACTCTGTTTACTCTTAGCATCAAAACTTTACTTTTTAGGTGATGTTGCATCTTCTCATTCAGGGAAATTGCCAGTGtaaatttaccagtattttcgTATGGGTCGtacacatgacctctaaactgaAAATTGCAGGTCATTTTCAGAAAAAGGCTTTATGTGTGTTGATCTTAAAAGGTTAGTGCCCACAAAAATAatgttgttatcatttactcatcctcatgttgtttcaaacccttatACGTTTCTTTTTTCCCTGGAATGCactgaaaataaatgatgacttagGCGAAAATTCTACCTATCATCTTCTGTGGGAAAACACAAAAGAAATTCACacaaatttggaacaacatgattgtgATTAAATtatagaattgtcatttttgggtgaattatccctttaagattatAAACAAGGCATAACAGTTTAAGCATTCAGGAAGCGTTCTGTTTTGAGAAATTCACCCTTTCATTTATTTCTATCTTCCCTCCAGGTTGCCGCGTCATTGTGCGGAGAGGATCTGATCATTAAAGGAGTTAGCGTGCACATTTCCAATGCTGAACCgaaacacaacaacactaggcaGATGATGGAGCGGGCAGGGCGCTTTGGGAACGGGTTTGGTGGTCAGGGTTTCGCAGGCAGCCGGAGTGCCATGGGGGGTGGTAGCTCCAGCAGCTTGGGGAATTTTGGCAATTTCAACCTCAATCCAGCTATGATGGCTGCGGCCCAGGCTGCCCTGCAGAGCAGTTGGGGCATGATGGGAATGTTAGCTCAGCAGAATCCATCCACAACATCTGGCACAAGCGGCACAAGTACCACTCGGGACCAGCCCCAAACATACAGCTCGGCCAACAGCAACTACAGTAGCAACACAGCTGCTCTCGGGTGGGGCGCCGGCTCCAACTCTGGCACTAGTGCTAGTGGGTTTAACTCAAGCTTTGGTTCTAGTATGGATACAAAGTCATCGGGGTGGGGTATGTAAGTTGTGTTTTGATTTTGAAGTGTTATTTCTAGTGTGTTtggtaagtattttttttaaatacttatctCGTCACGTGTGTTTGGGATTGGGGATGGGTAAAATGAGGAGTCTGGGGACTTCAACAAAAACAGAATGTTTTGTACATTGAATGCATATTAATTTAGTCTATGGAGTGACATGTTAACCAGGGTGTTACGTTAATGTACCATCTTTGGTGTTATGTTTTCCCCCCAATGTTGTATTGTCTTAGTTAATGCACAAAGCATTTCAACTGGATTCTTATAATGCATGTTGTTCAATCTGAATATCTAAAAATGCATGAGAATTGCATAGTCTTATGTACATTTATCATTACTTTGGAAGAAAGAAACTTGCATTCGAAAGAATCTGGTTAGAAATATATAAGTTCAGCTTTATTGCAGTCCAGATTTGTGGAGACACTTTAAAACAAGCCTTCATCAAAATCTCTTCTGCAGTTGACATCTGTGGGGTTTGCCAGGGAAGAGCGCCCTCTATGGCAGCACAGTGTGGCTGAGGTCATTAGGTCACCTTCCTCCACATGTCTGTATGCTCTCATCGCACAGCTCGATGACACGGTGGGTGTCTACTTTTTAATCCACTTTTTATGACAAGAACTGCGCAGAAACTGAAGTTTTTTTAAAACAACCCTTGAGTGCGATTGGTGATGACGAAGAGTGAGAAGGCTGCGAGTGAGCGAAGAAAGTGTGGAGCGCACGAACGAAAAGACTTGCGAGTGCGATGAAAGAGAGCCCAATTGTGACTGCAGTGGGTGGCTTTGGTGAGCGTGTGAATGAGAGCTGCTGATAATTCCCAGCTTCCCCTTAATTAAGCCCAAATTATGGAAATTAAGTTccttgaagaatttttttttttttgtctccctAGGTCCCCCATTTTACTTTACTCCTTTAGTATACTGATAATGTGCTTAAGTAGTTTGTGGAAtgttgtgatgatgatgatgcatatTTTGTCTTGCTTCTATAATCCCATCTGAATGCTGTATGGTGTGTGTGCTTTATTTCCTTGTAACTTGACCTGTAAGTGTGAACTTTGATGTGGATGAACATCTTCAGTGGACACTGAGGGGGGAAACATGAGTGATAGTGTAAGTGCGACCTGTATGTTGAGTGCTGTGGATGTTTGTGGAGTTCCCTCTAGATAACGTTGCTCAATGTTTTCAAAGGCATTTTATATGACTTGTCAAATGAAGGGAGTGCTTCAATAAAACTTAATTTGAATAGATTGTTTTCTCATACTGGTTTGTCACATATTTAAGAGCAAAGATCAGAAAACTAATTGAATTCACACATTTAGGGGCCTGGAATATCGCTGGCCGCAACAGAACCCCAGGCGGGAAGTCCGTTTGGGGATGGAGGAAGATGGAGGATGCTGTGGTACCCCATTACAGCGATAGCATCTCTGGTAACGGCCATGGACACTGTAGAATGTAGCAGAATTGATAGATGCCACAAGATGGGCTGCCTTCTCAGAATAAGTTTAAGCCTAATGAAGAATCAAGGTCCATACTTTTCAATTTCCAGTCCCTCTAAAGTaaccttaaaaggaatatttcgggttcaatacacgttgagctcaatcgacagcatttgtggcataatattgattaccacacaaaaaaatacaaatgtacctgtccctccttaaaaaaaaaaataaagcaaaaatctgggttacagtgaggcacttacaatagaattgaatggggcacattttttatgtacaaatatggttcaaaagtatagcttcaagacataaaggatatgtgtaaacatgattttagtgtaataaaaagttatagctaattttacaacttcattaccatgacaatgtcaacaaaaccctaatgactaaaaattacaatttaatcaactttacagctcaaatacacagaatgtaccataatggaagtgcttttataaaatgttaagcttcacatttctgtttaaaccctctttcattgtaagtgcctgtaacccagatttttggcttttttttttttttaaagaaaaggagtgataAACTAAATTTAGTTGtaatcaacatgccacaaatgttgtcgatttgagcttaacttgtattgaacccggaacattacaTTAAACGGCGAGTTTACATGCATACCAATACGCAGCTAACTCCCAAAAataagcttatttaaaaaaatatgacaaaaccaccattacatgagatttgaaataatcagttattctctgcttttgacgtcaaaccgtGAAGAGTCATGTGCACAACACTTGGTGCATTGGATAAgtcagtaaaggtgtttacacgCAATGCGAAATCGGGGTAATGAGCAAAAATCCAAGAGTCAGTTGGTTTATTCTTAAGCACTGTATACACTGTACACTGATaaaagaaagctgtttaatgcgtttgcatgaccacacacattgtcggtttattaagcataatcggtgcaaaaaacaaaaatgtttattccGAAACCGTGTTTACCGTTACATGAGGCTTGAAATTATTAGATTATCTGCTTTTGATGTTAAAAAGGGCCAGTggtagctcagcggttaaggctctgggttgagcaaggcccttgaacctatctgctccaggggcgctgttccaaggctgaccctgcgctctgaccccagcttagttgggatatgctaaaacaactgcatttcattggctctgtacctgtatctgcacaatgacaataaagttgaatcttactCTTAAAATGTAAACAGTCTAGTGcaaaacacttgcacacattgggtAAAAGCCGATAAGAATGGCAGTTAAGGTGTTAAAATGCATCACAAATCTCATTTTAAGACAGAAAATAAGAATATTTTATAGTCTTGAAAATACGTTTTTATACTATATTGCATTAAGTAACATTCTTACAAACATCTGATAATTTGTCATTGGAACTTTTTATTTCTTGTTAATCTGGCCCCTGGTTACAAGAAAGCACATTCAGACATAGGTTTAAGTCATTTTCAAGTCCATgtcttaaatgttttaattaaaatatttttcacagaACAAATCTGCACtgctttatgcaaaaaaaaaaaaaaaaaatgtgtattattatttatcaaattccttattacattaaaatgtacaacCAGATGAATGTTTGagtaattcattaaaaataataattttcagttGACCGAGTATCTAATTtgatgttcatttttatttttttctgagagATTTTTTTCAACTGTGATGGATTGTTTTCACAATCATCAACCCAAAGTAGTTTGTATATTGTAACTCATTTAACTGTAAAAATTTAAATCTTCTCCACACTGTAAAACCGGATAAGTTAATATAACTCAAAAAAATAGTTGAAACTGATTACATCGAAAATTTTAAGTGATACTAACTAAATTTTATAAGTTaaagaaacataatttttttaagtaaatggtACTTGGTAATGTAAACTTATACTAACTTGATATTACAAGttaatttaacattattaatCAAGTAATTTTACAAGGAGTTTTTGGGTTCACATAacctattaaaattaattaaagaaCTTATTTCTTTGtaacaatacaatttattttaccttcataaaaacattttagttttaatttctCGGTAACAAAGTACtcaatttattaatttgtttgtatgtttttagaTTTACGTCATCAAATAAGTAAATTACTAACTATAACAcattctgaaataaaataaaaacaggttAACACAGACAATTTAAATGCAAGTTACTCTTTTATTAAAGTAACCACAAAACATCAACAATAAATTGTTTGTCAAACTGGAAATACTCCAATACAGTGCAAGGCCCTTCAGAAATGGTCTGAGATAACTATCACTTTTAGAAGTGGACAATATGGATATCTGGATATCTCCCAGCTGTAAACACTTATGTCAAGTAGAAACACTATTCAAAATTCACACATAGCAGTAACCTTAAcaatataaaagttatatattaatacaagttatattattacaatatataaAAAGGTTTTTAAGCCGTCATCTCTGAGTGGTATATAGAACTTCTACTGTGGtagtaattttttacataaaatcaaCTGAGAAACTGTTCTGCAAATTACACAATAGCAAAATAGTGTAAAAATCCAATATTGCCATAAACATTTTGCTCAATGATTTACTAAACGGCACATAATTATCTATGTACTATGTAATGTACTATGTATTAGCATACATAAAATCAAAGATATGAATACTACAGTGTAAACTGCAATGCACTGCATTGTCTGTTGTACTGTATAACACATCAATACAGTGCAAACCTGACAACTTGAACAGCAACACATTTAAACTGTACGTTGATCAATCATACTTTAAAACACATGTAAGCTGTTTTCCAGAAAAATAATTTCCTTGCACTATGGTGTGCAATAAAAGTGACAGAATGAAATGTCAAATAACTTTGTAATCGTTGTTCAAACACTGAGGTTACTCCACTGCAAAAAGCTCATTTTTAAGACTCAACACTCTGGGCCTTAGCTTCCCATCCTCCAGACCCATCAAGACTTTCTGGATAAAGTCAAATGTGTTGGCCAACTCTTTTGGGTAACTTAGATCCAAGGCGTAAGTTAGTCCAAAAAGCATGACAAATGCATCAGCCAATGTGGGAAAATCGATAACCATGTTACCCTCAAGTACAACTGCAATCTTCTCTGGGCAGAAGAACGTGGCATCTGTTGAATTGCCACAAATGGAGAGGAGACCGAGTGGTATGTCA
Proteins encoded in this window:
- the LOC127646766 gene encoding TAR DNA-binding protein 43-like isoform X1 — encoded protein: MAEMYIRVAEEENEEPMEIPSEDDGTVLLSTVTAQFPGACGLRYRSPVSQCMRGVRLVDGILHAPENDWGNLVYVVNYPKETVLPDNKRKMDEIDASSATKIKRGDQKTSDLIVLGLPWKTTEQDLKDYFSTFGEVIMVQVKRDVKTGNSKGFGFVRFADWETQTKVMTQRHMIDGRWCDCKLPNSKQGPDEPMRSRKVFVGRCTEDISADELRQFFMQYGEVTDVFIPKPFRAFAFVTFADDQVAASLCGEDLIIKGVSVHISNAEPKHNNTRQMMERAGRFGNGFGGQGFAGSRSAMGGGSSSSLGNFGNFNLNPAMMAAAQAALQSSWGMMGMLAQQNPSTTSGTSGTSTTRDQPQTYSSANSNYSSNTAALGWGAGSNSGTSASGFNSSFGSSMDTKSSGWGM
- the LOC127646766 gene encoding TAR DNA-binding protein 43-like isoform X2; translated protein: MAEMYIRVAEEENEEPMEIPSEDDGTVLLSTVTAQFPGACGLRYRSPVSQCMRGVRLVDGILHAPENDWGNLVYVVNYPKDNKRKMDEIDASSATKIKRGDQKTSDLIVLGLPWKTTEQDLKDYFSTFGEVIMVQVKRDVKTGNSKGFGFVRFADWETQTKVMTQRHMIDGRWCDCKLPNSKQGPDEPMRSRKVFVGRCTEDISADELRQFFMQYGEVTDVFIPKPFRAFAFVTFADDQVAASLCGEDLIIKGVSVHISNAEPKHNNTRQMMERAGRFGNGFGGQGFAGSRSAMGGGSSSSLGNFGNFNLNPAMMAAAQAALQSSWGMMGMLAQQNPSTTSGTSGTSTTRDQPQTYSSANSNYSSNTAALGWGAGSNSGTSASGFNSSFGSSMDTKSSGWGM